In a genomic window of Pseudomonas putida:
- a CDS encoding response regulator produces MSKVSVLVVDDASFIRDLVKKCLRNYFPGMRIEDAVNGRKAQALLAREAFDLVLCDWEMPEMSGLELLTWCREQESLKGMPFVMVTSRGDKENVVQAIQAGVSGYVSKPFTNEQLITKVKQALHKVGKLDALINTASTKTVSAYANDSLNALTGGKAPVATPTVAAPAAPAAAAPSRGGLLNSPPVKAPVAAAAAGGGRGQGQLRLPNGIQQCVIKALSLKEALLVVKRAESLPQVLDSAVLDLEQGESAETARLNGYLHAIVAHEQKPDSEWLQLTFRFVDQDAQKLDYISRLIARGTAQKHFIPGA; encoded by the coding sequence ATGAGTAAGGTCAGTGTATTGGTCGTGGACGACGCCTCGTTCATTCGTGACCTGGTGAAAAAATGCCTGCGCAATTATTTTCCGGGCATGCGCATCGAAGATGCGGTCAACGGCAGAAAGGCTCAGGCCCTGCTGGCTCGGGAAGCGTTCGACCTGGTGCTGTGCGATTGGGAAATGCCGGAAATGTCGGGTCTGGAACTGCTGACCTGGTGCCGTGAGCAGGAAAGCCTCAAAGGCATGCCTTTCGTCATGGTGACCAGTCGTGGCGACAAGGAGAACGTGGTTCAGGCGATCCAGGCGGGTGTGTCTGGCTACGTCAGCAAGCCGTTCACCAACGAGCAACTGATCACCAAGGTCAAGCAGGCGCTGCACAAGGTCGGCAAGCTCGATGCCTTGATCAACACCGCCAGCACCAAAACCGTCTCGGCGTACGCCAATGATTCGCTGAATGCGTTGACCGGTGGCAAGGCGCCCGTGGCGACGCCGACTGTCGCTGCCCCCGCAGCGCCTGCGGCCGCGGCCCCATCGCGCGGTGGCTTGCTCAACAGCCCGCCGGTCAAGGCGCCTGTCGCCGCTGCGGCAGCCGGGGGAGGGCGTGGTCAAGGGCAACTGCGCTTGCCGAACGGCATCCAGCAATGCGTGATCAAGGCCTTGAGCCTCAAGGAGGCGTTGCTGGTGGTCAAGCGTGCCGAGAGCCTGCCGCAAGTGCTCGACAGCGCGGTGCTTGACCTGGAGCAGGGCGAGAGTGCTGAGACGGCACGTCTGAACGGTTATCTGCATGCGATCGTCGCCCATGAGCAGAAGCCTGACAGCGAATGGCTGCAGCTGACCTTCCGCTTTGTCGATCAGGATGCGCAGAAGCTTGATTACATTTCGCGATTGATTGCGCGGGGTACTGCGCAGAAGCACTTCATTCCAGGAGCGTGA
- a CDS encoding peptidoglycan DD-metalloendopeptidase family protein: MLARLFFLCGLIVASTPTVAMTIYTSKDANGVVSYSDRPTKGAKVFVFRDQMVEHLERQVYLDIKKLKGMDSVFVRNDLYAPVEIELSFAGLNNVSGGPSRPIRRVMPARSSIRLALLKATRPGKPLTYTPSFQYFLGDPSGAAMAYQYPFPWRGGPFRLSQGANGQYSHYGPKNRYAMDIAMPEGTPIIAARGGVVVKTENGQTGRGSDPSGNFVRVLHDDGTMGVYLHLKKGSVCVREGQRVAVGSALALSGNTGNSSGPHLHFVVQRNTGMGLVSIPYRFKQPVGALPNFALGKP, translated from the coding sequence ATGCTCGCGCGCCTGTTTTTTCTCTGTGGTCTTATCGTGGCCTCCACCCCGACTGTGGCCATGACGATCTACACCTCAAAAGACGCCAATGGCGTGGTCTCCTACAGTGATCGTCCCACCAAGGGCGCGAAGGTCTTCGTTTTTCGCGATCAGATGGTCGAACACCTGGAGCGTCAGGTTTACCTCGATATCAAGAAGCTCAAGGGCATGGACAGCGTGTTCGTGCGCAATGACCTGTATGCGCCGGTAGAAATCGAGTTGAGTTTCGCCGGCCTGAACAATGTCAGCGGCGGGCCGAGTCGACCGATTCGCAGGGTGATGCCGGCACGCAGCAGCATTCGCCTGGCGCTGCTCAAGGCGACGCGGCCCGGGAAGCCGCTGACATACACCCCAAGCTTCCAGTACTTCCTAGGGGACCCGTCAGGGGCTGCCATGGCCTATCAATACCCGTTCCCCTGGCGTGGCGGACCCTTTCGCCTGAGTCAGGGCGCCAACGGCCAATACAGCCACTACGGGCCGAAGAACCGCTACGCCATGGACATCGCCATGCCCGAAGGCACGCCGATCATCGCCGCAAGGGGCGGGGTGGTGGTGAAAACCGAAAACGGCCAGACCGGGCGCGGCTCCGACCCCTCAGGCAATTTCGTGCGGGTGCTGCACGATGACGGCACCATGGGTGTGTACCTGCACCTGAAAAAAGGTTCGGTGTGCGTTCGCGAGGGGCAGCGGGTGGCGGTGGGCAGTGCTTTGGCGCTGTCCGGCAATACCGGCAACAGCAGCGGGCCGCATCTGCACTTCGTGGTGCAGCGCAATACGGGGATGGGGTTGGTGTCGATACCGTACCGGTTCAAACAGCCGGTGGGGGCGTTGCCCAACTTTGCGTTGGGCAAGCCGTAG